A window of the Gemmatimonadaceae bacterium genome harbors these coding sequences:
- a CDS encoding PIG-L family deacetylase, translating into MTMRPLRALLACAVLLILTAPRSALGQDHGAAALDHLVHGLTVTPRVLVIAAHPDDEDTQLIAWLSRGRHVETAYLSLTRGDGGQNLIGNELGEALGAIRTEELLAARRIDGGRQYFTRAYDFGFSKSAEETFKHWDHEDVLRDVVTVVRAFRPNVIVAVFSGTPRDGHGHHQVSGIVAREAYDLSADTVRFPVEQYGPAWAAQKFYRGARFTGVQATISFNVGEYDPVAGRSYAEIAGESRSQHRSQGFGVLQRRGVSMDAVARQASRVNEATPATSERSIFDGIDTSLARLDAGLTTAARAQLQIARAYADSARAVADLRRPDRLVPHLSAVARAVSAARRDWLPCVVPVGWRRRQDFVNCTPAQLDADAAVELMYARSNEALLEAAGVAVEVTAERELLAFGDSMPGTITVYNRGTQPVTVRAVRVNGHTTPLPAPAVIAPDSSWRTMCMLVGLVDTRPWWVGGRQGDMFADRRSPADGLSRVSAVSTGMLRGVALREDSRRESEAGVDVEIAGVTVSSAPEPFVYRFADPVLGEQNRPVGGAPAVSLAFDRGLEWLPAGKPMDRMLRLTVQSYSTTPRTYTLKVLAPKGITVDSVTRTLSLEPLESRELFLRIRGTLVEGRYEFGVIAEGEMGRYAEGFRTIEYSHIHPIRLYRSSGVWLQAVNITVPAGLQVAYVQGVGDLSAAGLRQLGVPLTVVTPAELPLLDLTRFTTVIVGPRAYQASPELRAYNRRLLQFVKDGGTMLVQYGQQEMARPGLMPYPVSLGRTAQRVTLEDAPVTVLDPKSRLLNWPNRITEADWTNWVQERALYMPGEIDRLYETPVEMHDPDEPANRGAMLMATYGKGTYVYTTLSLFRQFPAGVPGSARLFVNLLSQGRGAAAPRPARVQP; encoded by the coding sequence ATGACGATGCGCCCGCTGCGCGCGCTCCTGGCGTGCGCCGTGCTGCTCATACTGACCGCGCCGCGCTCCGCCCTCGGGCAGGACCACGGCGCGGCGGCGTTGGATCACCTGGTGCACGGCCTCACCGTCACGCCGCGCGTGCTCGTCATCGCCGCGCACCCGGACGACGAGGACACGCAGCTCATCGCCTGGCTCAGCCGCGGGCGCCACGTCGAGACCGCCTACCTGTCGCTGACGCGCGGCGACGGCGGGCAGAACCTCATCGGCAACGAGCTTGGCGAGGCGCTCGGCGCCATTCGCACCGAGGAACTGCTCGCCGCGCGGCGTATCGACGGCGGTCGACAGTACTTCACGCGCGCCTACGATTTCGGCTTCTCCAAGAGCGCCGAGGAGACCTTTAAGCACTGGGATCACGAAGACGTGCTGCGCGACGTCGTGACGGTGGTCCGCGCCTTCCGGCCCAACGTGATCGTGGCGGTCTTCTCGGGAACGCCGCGCGACGGCCACGGGCACCATCAGGTGTCGGGGATCGTGGCGCGCGAGGCGTACGACCTGTCGGCGGACACCGTGCGGTTTCCGGTCGAGCAGTACGGCCCCGCGTGGGCAGCGCAGAAGTTCTATCGCGGCGCCCGTTTCACGGGAGTGCAGGCCACGATTTCGTTCAACGTGGGTGAGTATGACCCCGTCGCCGGCCGCAGCTACGCGGAGATCGCCGGCGAGAGCCGAAGCCAGCACCGCTCGCAGGGCTTCGGCGTGCTGCAGCGCCGCGGGGTCTCCATGGACGCCGTTGCACGGCAGGCCAGCCGGGTGAACGAGGCGACGCCCGCCACGAGCGAGCGCTCGATCTTCGACGGCATCGACACGTCGCTCGCGCGGCTCGACGCCGGCTTGACGACGGCGGCGCGCGCGCAGCTGCAGATCGCCCGCGCCTACGCGGATTCCGCGCGGGCGGTGGCGGACCTCCGGCGCCCCGACCGCCTGGTGCCGCACCTGTCGGCCGTGGCGCGCGCCGTGTCGGCCGCGCGCCGGGACTGGCTGCCGTGCGTCGTGCCGGTCGGCTGGCGCCGCCGGCAGGACTTCGTGAACTGCACGCCAGCCCAGCTCGACGCCGATGCGGCCGTGGAGCTGATGTATGCGCGCAGCAACGAGGCACTGCTCGAGGCCGCCGGCGTGGCGGTGGAAGTGACGGCGGAACGCGAACTGCTGGCCTTCGGCGACTCGATGCCGGGCACGATCACGGTGTACAACCGCGGCACGCAGCCGGTGACCGTGCGCGCCGTGCGCGTCAATGGCCACACGACGCCGCTGCCCGCGCCGGCCGTGATTGCGCCCGACAGCTCGTGGCGCACGATGTGCATGCTCGTCGGTCTCGTGGACACGCGTCCGTGGTGGGTGGGCGGCCGGCAGGGCGACATGTTCGCCGACCGCCGATCGCCGGCGGACGGGCTCAGCCGCGTGTCGGCCGTTTCCACCGGGATGCTGCGCGGCGTCGCGTTGCGCGAGGATTCGCGACGCGAATCCGAGGCGGGGGTGGACGTCGAGATCGCCGGCGTCACGGTCTCTTCGGCGCCTGAACCGTTCGTCTATCGTTTTGCCGACCCGGTGCTGGGCGAGCAGAACCGTCCCGTGGGTGGGGCGCCGGCCGTGTCCCTCGCCTTCGACCGCGGCCTTGAGTGGCTGCCGGCCGGCAAGCCGATGGACCGGATGCTGCGCCTCACGGTGCAGTCGTACTCGACCACCCCGCGCACCTATACGCTCAAGGTGCTCGCGCCCAAGGGGATCACGGTCGACTCAGTGACGCGCACCCTGTCACTCGAACCGCTCGAGTCGCGCGAACTCTTCCTCCGCATCCGTGGCACGCTGGTCGAGGGACGCTACGAGTTCGGGGTCATCGCAGAAGGGGAGATGGGGCGGTACGCCGAGGGCTTCCGGACCATCGAGTACTCGCACATCCACCCCATTCGCCTCTATCGCTCGTCGGGCGTCTGGCTGCAGGCCGTGAATATCACCGTCCCCGCCGGGTTGCAGGTGGCGTACGTGCAGGGCGTCGGCGATCTCTCGGCGGCCGGACTGCGCCAGCTCGGCGTTCCGCTGACGGTCGTCACGCCAGCCGAACTTCCGCTGCTCGATCTCACCCGCTTCACCACGGTGATCGTCGGCCCGCGGGCGTATCAGGCGTCACCTGAACTGCGCGCATACAACCGGCGCCTGCTGCAGTTCGTCAAGGACGGCGGCACGATGCTGGTGCAGTACGGACAGCAGGAAATGGCGCGCCCCGGCCTGATGCCGTATCCGGTGTCGCTCGGACGTACCGCGCAGCGCGTGACGCTCGAGGACGCGCCGGTGACGGTGCTCGACCCCAAGTCGCGGCTGCTGAACTGGCCCAACAGGATCACTGAGGCCGACTGGACGAATTGGGTACAGGAGCGGGCGCTCTACATGCCCGGCGAGATCGACCGCCTCTACGAGACGCCGGTGGAAATGCATGATCCCGACGAGCCCGCAAATCGCGGCGCGATGCTGATGGCGACCTATGGCAAGGGGACGTACGTGTACACCACGCTGTCGCTCTTCCGGCAGTTCCCGGCAGGCGTGCCGGGAAGCGCGCGCCTGTTCGTGAACCTGCTGTCGCAGGGGCGGGGCGCGGCGGCGCCCAGGCCGGCGCGCGTGCAGCCGTGA
- a CDS encoding ATP-binding protein: MTKRELGPTVTGTTPREQRLAAAGRVAAGLMHEFRNVLMPIANAAFVLEQQAEDPAKVRELARRLAQMAQVRGRVLDRLRDFLRQDAERFPDDAVVDLSAAVRETVALCTTLAASQPNAAPRFACEAVAELPVAGDGNDLRTAVFELLLNAMEATPAGGVIRVRTWSDGDRAVLEVRDAGAGLTEGMAEVAFDPFISSKGELDAGLGLSAAWGIARRHNGELTLGTVVSGGAVAVLSLPRFAAVR, translated from the coding sequence ATGACGAAGCGCGAGCTTGGGCCAACGGTGACCGGCACCACCCCCCGCGAGCAACGACTGGCCGCGGCGGGACGCGTGGCGGCGGGACTGATGCACGAGTTCCGCAATGTCCTGATGCCCATCGCCAACGCCGCCTTCGTGCTCGAGCAGCAGGCGGAGGATCCAGCGAAGGTGCGTGAACTCGCCCGGCGGCTCGCGCAGATGGCGCAGGTGCGCGGCCGGGTGCTCGACCGGCTTCGCGATTTCCTTCGGCAGGACGCCGAACGCTTTCCCGACGACGCCGTCGTGGACCTGTCGGCGGCAGTCCGGGAGACGGTGGCGCTCTGCACGACGCTGGCGGCATCGCAGCCGAATGCGGCGCCCCGATTTGCCTGCGAGGCAGTCGCCGAGTTGCCGGTGGCCGGCGACGGGAACGACCTCAGGACCGCGGTCTTCGAACTGCTCCTCAATGCGATGGAGGCGACCCCGGCTGGTGGCGTCATTCGCGTCCGCACCTGGTCGGACGGGGATCGCGCCGTCCTCGAAGTGCGTGACGCGGGGGCCGGCCTGACGGAAGGGATGGCGGAAGTCGCGTTCGACCCTTTCATTTCATCCAAGGGAGAGCTCGACGCGGGGCTCGGACTGTCAGCAGCCTGGGGCATCGCGCGTCGCCACAACGGCGAACTCACCCTCGGAACAGTTGTTTCCGGCGGTGCAGTCGCGGTCCTCAGCTTACCCCGCTTCGCCGCTGTTCGGTGA
- a CDS encoding 2-oxoglutarate dehydrogenase E1 component — protein MSLPVSSVFNDGYIAEQFEAYRRDPNSVDESWRQIFRLAEALGGATPARAAVPMAAPGGDAQEFARKVAGVARYTAAIRRYGHLAVQLDPLGTPPPGAVELTLEHYGITDADLDLVTGAAIDFPHLATARDVAERLKFRYTRNLAAEFVHCGSEEERQWFRAVFTAEQLTRPLTVEEKHTVLRRLSEVDGFERFLGKAYVGYKRFSIEGTDALVPMLDSALDEAATVGVRHVAISMAHRGRLSVLTHILGKPFEQVFAEFEGRHDHLDGTSTGDVKYHLGFEGSKVAANGATLDVSLTPNPSHLEVVNPVLMGLARAEQRVAGHPLDRDERTVIPVCIHGDAAFPGEGIVAETLNLSRLDGYSVGGTVHIIVNNQVGFTTDPTDSRSTRYASDLAKGFEIPVIHVNADDAEACVAAMRIAVAYRQQFKRDFLIDLVGYRRHGHNEGDEPTYTQPLQYELIKKHPTPRQVWGQRLIAEGAATQADVDAAERAVAERLQAIHAAMPRGESAAPHAPSHEGEAPAFPPIAGTAVRAETLAALNEQLLQYPADFAPHPRLAKQLERRRDALGDTGGIDWGHAEALAFGSLIATGTSVRLTGQDAERGTFSHRHAVLSDVKTGRKYVPLQHLPSATATLEIHNSALSEMAVMGFEYGFSVAARDTLTLWEGQFGDFVNVAQPMIDQFLVADRAKWGQDSGLVLLLPHGYEGQGPEHSSARLERFLQLCAENNMTVAYPSTPAQYFHLLRWQARREPRRPLILMQPKSLLRLPQAASRLADLATGTFQPVIDDPRGESKREQVRRLVFCTGKVYYDLMAKEPGDHVAVVRVEALYPWPLDDVSRLVDRYPNIDEVAWVQEEPKNMGAWSYVAPRLRVAAGNALVIRYIGRPERASPAEGYPKAHADEQGRIVQDALEVPPPRGGAGTRRSAALAK, from the coding sequence ATGAGCCTCCCAGTCTCTTCCGTCTTCAACGACGGCTACATCGCCGAACAGTTCGAGGCCTACCGCCGCGATCCGAACTCGGTGGATGAGTCCTGGCGACAGATCTTCCGCCTCGCCGAAGCGCTCGGCGGCGCCACGCCGGCCCGAGCAGCGGTGCCGATGGCCGCGCCGGGCGGGGACGCACAGGAGTTTGCCCGCAAGGTGGCGGGCGTGGCGCGCTACACCGCCGCCATTCGCCGGTATGGACACCTCGCGGTGCAACTCGATCCGCTCGGTACGCCGCCCCCCGGGGCCGTCGAGCTGACGCTCGAACACTACGGCATCACGGATGCCGATCTGGACCTGGTGACCGGCGCGGCCATCGACTTCCCGCACCTCGCCACGGCGCGCGACGTCGCCGAGCGTCTCAAGTTCCGCTACACGCGCAACCTTGCGGCGGAGTTCGTCCACTGCGGGTCGGAGGAGGAGCGCCAGTGGTTCCGCGCGGTCTTCACCGCGGAGCAGCTGACGCGACCGCTGACCGTCGAGGAGAAGCACACCGTGCTCCGCCGCCTCTCTGAGGTGGACGGGTTCGAGCGGTTCCTCGGCAAGGCGTACGTCGGCTACAAACGATTCTCGATCGAGGGAACCGACGCCCTCGTGCCGATGCTCGACAGCGCGCTGGACGAAGCCGCGACGGTGGGCGTACGCCACGTGGCAATCTCCATGGCGCACCGTGGGCGGCTCAGCGTGCTCACCCATATCCTGGGCAAGCCGTTCGAGCAGGTATTTGCCGAGTTCGAGGGCCGGCACGATCACCTCGACGGCACGTCGACGGGCGACGTGAAGTACCACCTGGGCTTCGAGGGATCAAAGGTTGCCGCGAACGGCGCGACGCTCGACGTCTCGCTCACGCCGAATCCGAGTCACCTCGAAGTGGTCAATCCGGTGCTGATGGGACTGGCACGCGCCGAGCAGCGCGTTGCCGGACATCCGCTCGACCGTGATGAGCGCACCGTGATTCCGGTGTGCATCCACGGCGACGCGGCCTTCCCCGGCGAAGGGATCGTGGCCGAGACGCTGAACCTGTCGCGCCTCGACGGCTACTCGGTGGGCGGCACGGTGCACATCATCGTGAACAACCAGGTCGGCTTCACCACCGACCCCACCGATTCGCGCTCGACGCGCTATGCGAGTGACCTCGCGAAGGGCTTCGAGATCCCGGTGATCCACGTGAATGCGGATGATGCCGAAGCGTGCGTGGCGGCCATGCGCATCGCCGTGGCGTACCGGCAGCAGTTCAAGCGCGACTTCCTCATCGACCTGGTCGGTTATCGCCGTCACGGGCACAACGAGGGCGACGAGCCCACGTACACACAGCCCCTGCAGTACGAGCTGATCAAGAAGCATCCAACGCCGCGCCAGGTGTGGGGCCAGCGGCTGATCGCCGAGGGCGCGGCGACGCAGGCGGACGTCGACGCGGCGGAGCGCGCAGTCGCCGAACGGCTGCAGGCGATTCATGCCGCCATGCCGCGCGGAGAGTCCGCGGCACCGCATGCGCCATCGCACGAGGGCGAAGCGCCGGCCTTCCCGCCGATTGCCGGCACGGCGGTGCGCGCCGAAACGCTGGCGGCGCTGAACGAGCAGCTGCTGCAGTATCCCGCCGATTTCGCGCCGCACCCGCGTCTGGCCAAGCAGCTGGAGCGCCGGCGCGACGCGCTGGGCGACACGGGCGGCATCGACTGGGGACATGCGGAAGCGCTCGCCTTCGGATCGCTCATCGCCACCGGCACCTCGGTGCGCCTCACGGGGCAGGACGCCGAACGCGGCACGTTCTCGCACCGGCACGCGGTGCTGAGCGACGTGAAGACCGGGCGCAAGTACGTGCCGCTGCAGCACCTCCCCAGCGCGACGGCGACGCTTGAGATCCACAACTCCGCCCTCAGCGAGATGGCGGTGATGGGCTTCGAGTATGGCTTTAGCGTGGCCGCCCGGGACACGCTGACGCTGTGGGAAGGACAGTTCGGCGACTTCGTGAACGTGGCGCAGCCGATGATCGACCAATTCCTCGTGGCCGACCGCGCCAAGTGGGGGCAGGACAGCGGGCTCGTCCTGCTGTTGCCGCACGGCTACGAAGGGCAGGGACCGGAGCACTCGAGCGCACGCCTCGAGCGTTTCCTGCAGCTGTGCGCCGAGAACAACATGACGGTGGCGTATCCCTCGACGCCGGCGCAGTACTTCCACCTCCTGCGCTGGCAGGCGCGGCGCGAGCCTCGCCGGCCGCTCATCCTCATGCAGCCCAAGTCGCTGTTGCGCCTGCCGCAGGCGGCGTCACGGCTCGCCGATCTTGCGACGGGGACGTTTCAGCCCGTCATCGACGATCCGCGTGGCGAGAGCAAGCGCGAGCAGGTGCGCCGCCTCGTGTTCTGCACCGGCAAGGTCTATTACGACCTGATGGCCAAGGAGCCGGGCGATCACGTGGCGGTGGTGCGGGTGGAGGCGCTGTACCCCTGGCCGCTCGACGATGTGTCACGCCTCGTCGACCGCTACCCGAACATCGACGAAGTGGCGTGGGTGCAGGAAGAACCCAAGAACATGGGGGCGTGGAGCTACGTGGCACCGCGTCTCCGCGTCGCGGCGGGCAATGCCCTGGTCATCCGCTACATCGGGCGGCCGGAGCGGGCGAGCCCGGCCGAGGGCTATCCCAAGGCGCACGCGGACGAGCAAGGGCGTATCGTGCAGGACGCGCTCGAGGTACCGCCGCCACGTGGCGGCGCCGGCACGCGGCGCTCGGCCGCACTCGCGAAGTAG
- a CDS encoding MOSC domain-containing protein, with product MTDEQGVIVSINVSRGGVPKLPVQSARISAGGLEGDGQRDLRHHGGPDRAVCLYAIERIESLRHEGHPVAPGTTGENLTIRGLDWDAIIPGARLLVGDVMIEITGYASPCTSIRPSFADADSTRISQKVHPGWSRVYGRVLGEGELNCGDAVRLSVPG from the coding sequence ATGACCGATGAGCAGGGCGTGATCGTCTCCATCAACGTGTCGCGCGGCGGAGTGCCCAAGCTACCGGTGCAATCGGCGCGCATCAGCGCGGGCGGCCTTGAAGGCGACGGCCAGCGCGACCTGCGCCATCACGGCGGGCCCGACCGGGCGGTATGTCTCTACGCGATCGAGCGCATCGAGAGCCTGCGACACGAAGGGCACCCTGTTGCACCGGGCACGACGGGCGAGAATCTCACCATTCGCGGTCTCGACTGGGACGCAATCATCCCCGGCGCTCGCCTGCTGGTCGGCGACGTCATGATCGAGATCACCGGGTATGCGTCTCCCTGCACGAGCATCCGGCCGTCATTTGCCGATGCCGACTCCACGCGCATCTCCCAGAAGGTGCATCCGGGATGGAGCCGCGTGTACGGGCGGGTCCTCGGCGAAGGCGAGTTGAACTGTGGAGACGCCGTGCGCCTGAGCGTGCCCGGCTGA
- a CDS encoding protein kinase, which produces MIPPLFALQRGSLTWRIFLSTAAVVTTVLAATLAVTALEANRTADAAVDRALRSTREQALQILVSRSRALRGGAEVFVQNPNFRALVQRRDLSSMLDQSQEAAAQLGVQWAQITDAAGIRLAKSDDPGAPADTLAGSALIQSALQGNSSDGIIVIGDSALAQAVTVPIVGAGAIAGVLMAVTPIDASVAAAIKRNAQGDVDIAFFVRQASGTARLFTTTLQRTEDLEALVRALPPSANPGTGDTLAAANGAVRTNPVIGEEHYVALAEPLRSVSGVEYGGLVLLRNRDVEFAAFNRLRSTILFGGLFGLLLAALAAAAIARQITRPIGALVDATRRAADGDYGADITGSGADEVGRLADAFRAMLHDLREKQAMVEFLSGGAPSEAMTVQLAQMRSSIQLAAREAGITPGMRFADRYDVKEVLGIGGMGSVFKAVDIELGEVIAIKTLRRDFVSMDPSAVERFKSEIRLARRISHRNVVRTHDLGEHGGVYFITMEYVEGPSLKQIIRDRGRLPVAVTLTVGKQLCRALEVAHEQGIIHRDIKPANIVVEADGVLKVMDFGIARLSSTQSGMTQTGMLVGTPAYMAPEQLIGQDIDVRADLYAVGCVLYECLAGRPPHVAESAITLIAKVFEETPKPPSAWNEEVPPALDALVMRLLSADRNARPADALSLHDLLAAIE; this is translated from the coding sequence TTGATTCCTCCGCTCTTTGCCTTGCAGCGCGGCTCGCTGACGTGGAGGATCTTCCTGTCCACGGCCGCCGTCGTCACGACCGTGCTCGCGGCCACGCTGGCCGTCACGGCGCTCGAAGCGAACCGGACGGCGGACGCGGCGGTGGACCGGGCGCTGCGCTCAACCCGCGAGCAGGCACTGCAGATCCTGGTGTCGCGTTCGCGCGCCCTTCGCGGCGGCGCGGAAGTGTTCGTGCAGAACCCCAACTTTCGGGCGCTCGTCCAGCGGCGCGATCTCAGCAGCATGCTGGATCAGTCGCAGGAGGCGGCCGCGCAGCTCGGCGTGCAATGGGCGCAGATCACCGACGCCGCCGGCATCCGGCTGGCCAAGAGTGATGATCCCGGAGCCCCAGCCGACACGCTGGCCGGCTCCGCCCTCATCCAGTCGGCACTGCAGGGCAACTCCAGCGACGGCATCATCGTCATCGGCGATTCCGCGCTGGCACAGGCGGTCACCGTTCCCATCGTCGGTGCCGGCGCGATTGCCGGCGTGCTGATGGCGGTCACGCCGATCGATGCGAGCGTCGCCGCGGCGATCAAGCGGAATGCGCAGGGCGACGTGGACATCGCATTCTTCGTGCGGCAGGCATCGGGAACGGCGCGGCTCTTCACCACGACCCTGCAGCGCACCGAAGACCTGGAGGCGCTGGTGCGCGCGCTGCCGCCCAGCGCCAATCCGGGCACCGGCGACACGCTCGCGGCGGCCAACGGCGCTGTCCGCACCAATCCGGTGATCGGGGAGGAGCACTACGTGGCGCTGGCCGAGCCGCTGCGCTCGGTGTCAGGCGTCGAGTACGGCGGCCTCGTCCTGCTTCGCAATCGCGACGTCGAGTTCGCCGCGTTCAACCGGCTGCGCAGCACCATTCTCTTTGGCGGACTCTTCGGCCTCCTGCTCGCCGCGCTCGCGGCGGCGGCGATTGCGCGCCAGATCACGCGACCCATTGGCGCGCTCGTCGACGCCACGCGGCGCGCGGCGGATGGCGACTACGGCGCCGACATCACGGGATCGGGCGCCGACGAGGTGGGCCGGCTGGCCGACGCGTTCCGGGCGATGCTGCACGACCTGCGCGAGAAGCAGGCGATGGTCGAGTTCCTCTCCGGCGGTGCTCCGTCCGAGGCGATGACCGTGCAATTGGCGCAGATGCGCTCCTCGATCCAGCTGGCAGCGCGCGAGGCGGGGATCACGCCCGGCATGCGCTTTGCCGATCGCTATGATGTCAAGGAAGTCCTTGGCATAGGGGGAATGGGGTCCGTCTTCAAGGCGGTGGACATCGAACTCGGCGAGGTCATTGCCATCAAGACCTTGCGCCGCGACTTCGTCTCGATGGACCCCTCGGCGGTGGAGCGATTCAAGAGCGAGATCCGTCTGGCGCGCCGCATCTCGCACCGCAACGTCGTGCGCACGCACGATCTGGGGGAACACGGCGGCGTCTACTTCATCACCATGGAGTACGTCGAGGGGCCGTCGCTCAAGCAGATCATCCGCGACCGCGGTCGGCTGCCGGTGGCCGTCACGCTGACGGTCGGCAAGCAGCTCTGCCGGGCCCTCGAGGTGGCGCATGAGCAGGGAATCATCCACCGCGACATCAAGCCCGCGAACATCGTCGTGGAAGCCGACGGCGTGCTGAAGGTGATGGACTTCGGCATCGCGCGGCTGTCCTCCACGCAGAGCGGCATGACCCAGACCGGCATGCTGGTCGGCACCCCGGCGTATATGGCGCCGGAGCAGCTCATCGGGCAGGACATCGACGTCCGCGCCGATCTGTATGCCGTCGGCTGCGTGCTGTACGAATGTCTCGCCGGCCGGCCGCCGCACGTCGCGGAGTCGGCGATCACGCTGATCGCGAAGGTGTTCGAAGAGACCCCGAAGCCGCCCTCGGCCTGGAACGAGGAAGTGCCGCCGGCGCTGGACGCGCTCGTCATGCGCCTGCTGTCGGCCGACCGGAACGCGCGGCCGGCCGATGCGCTGAGCCTCCACGACCTCCTGGCCGCCATCGAGTAG
- a CDS encoding sodium:solute symporter, whose translation MHWINWAIVIGYLAYISIDGIRRAKGTKKLEGYFLGNRSLPWWVVGLSVMATQLSAITMIGTTGQGANDGMRFVQFYFGLPVALVILGVTLVPFLHGAKVYTAYEFLEKRFDARTRSLTSLLFLLSRGLSCGTIIAAPAVVFASIFGMPIPYAVALIGVPTVIYTMIGGVQAVAWTDVKQMVLVITAIVAVIVVLLMRIPVNPDDALRVAGAAGRLQVFDFDFTLTKQYTFWSGIIGGTFLMLSYFGTDQSQVQRYLTAKSVDEARSSHLISAYWKIPLQAMVLLVGVLVFVFYLFTPPPLYYNPAQAARAKAADPAAFAAVSARYDAALALRASAARALSAAPASADAPRRDLRASDQAVAAVRTDAMKIGAAPGAKPVSDVNYIIPHFVLTELPIGLTGIFIAAVIAAAMSAVAGELASLSSTTVIDLYRRWVRPEADDAHYLKVSRAATGAWGVFACVVATFAANLGSLIEVVNRFGSYFYGSILGVFLLAMIPRTRGSGAFYGLLAGMAAVGAVNFSAPSVAYLWYNVIGAVTVVMVGMLFGRKPETAAA comes from the coding sequence ATGCACTGGATCAATTGGGCGATCGTCATCGGCTACCTCGCGTACATCTCGATCGACGGGATCCGTCGCGCCAAGGGGACGAAGAAGCTGGAGGGGTACTTCCTCGGCAACCGCAGCCTGCCGTGGTGGGTGGTGGGGCTGTCGGTGATGGCCACGCAGCTGTCGGCCATCACGATGATTGGCACGACGGGGCAGGGCGCGAATGACGGGATGCGCTTCGTGCAGTTCTACTTCGGGCTGCCGGTGGCGCTGGTGATCCTCGGCGTGACGCTGGTGCCGTTCCTCCACGGCGCGAAGGTGTACACGGCGTACGAGTTTCTCGAGAAGCGCTTCGACGCCCGCACCCGGTCGCTCACCAGCCTGCTCTTCCTGCTGTCGCGGGGGCTCTCGTGCGGCACCATCATTGCGGCGCCGGCGGTGGTGTTTGCCTCCATCTTCGGCATGCCGATTCCCTATGCCGTTGCCCTCATCGGCGTGCCGACGGTGATCTACACGATGATCGGCGGCGTGCAGGCGGTGGCGTGGACCGACGTCAAGCAGATGGTCCTCGTCATCACGGCGATCGTCGCGGTCATCGTCGTGCTGCTGATGCGCATCCCCGTCAACCCGGACGATGCCCTCCGCGTCGCCGGAGCGGCGGGACGGCTGCAGGTCTTCGACTTCGACTTCACGCTCACCAAGCAGTACACGTTCTGGAGCGGGATCATCGGCGGCACGTTCCTGATGCTCTCGTATTTCGGGACGGACCAGAGCCAGGTCCAGCGCTATCTCACCGCGAAGTCCGTGGACGAGGCGCGCAGTTCGCACCTGATCAGCGCGTACTGGAAGATCCCGTTGCAGGCGATGGTGCTGCTGGTCGGCGTGCTGGTCTTCGTCTTTTACCTCTTCACGCCGCCGCCGCTGTACTACAACCCGGCGCAGGCCGCGCGCGCGAAAGCGGCCGACCCGGCGGCGTTCGCCGCGGTGTCGGCGCGCTATGACGCGGCGCTGGCCCTCAGGGCCAGTGCGGCGCGCGCGCTCTCGGCGGCGCCCGCCTCCGCCGACGCGCCGCGCCGCGACCTGCGCGCCAGCGACCAGGCGGTGGCGGCCGTGCGGACGGACGCGATGAAGATCGGCGCCGCTCCCGGGGCGAAGCCGGTGTCGGACGTGAACTACATCATTCCGCACTTCGTGCTCACCGAGCTCCCCATCGGCCTGACGGGCATCTTCATCGCGGCCGTCATCGCCGCGGCGATGTCGGCCGTGGCGGGTGAACTGGCGTCGCTGTCGAGCACAACGGTCATCGATCTCTATCGGCGGTGGGTGCGCCCCGAAGCGGACGACGCGCACTACCTCAAGGTGTCGCGCGCGGCCACCGGGGCCTGGGGCGTCTTTGCCTGCGTGGTGGCGACCTTCGCGGCCAACCTCGGTTCGCTCATCGAGGTGGTGAACCGGTTCGGGTCGTATTTCTACGGTTCCATCCTCGGCGTCTTCCTGCTCGCCATGATTCCGCGCACGCGGGGCAGTGGTGCGTTCTATGGCCTGCTGGCCGGCATGGCGGCGGTCGGCGCCGTGAACTTCAGCGCGCCATCGGTGGCGTACCTGTGGTATAACGTCATCGGCGCGGTGACGGTGGTGATGGTCGGGATGCTGTTCGGCCGGAAGCCGGAGACGGCGGCCGCCTGA
- a CDS encoding ANTAR domain-containing protein has translation MAATMTPVSATSARVLVVDDELTARESLTELLTTLGHDVLDAVPDAATAEERAKTLRPDAILMDVLLPGANGIEAAQAISRALPGTAILLISGDETIRLTDAEADASGAVAFLTKPVPPRVLDSAIRLAVARATALRQARQEALDLKQMLEDRKLIERAKGILMRRTGCSEPEAYRILQRSSQDRSKKMVDIARAVLDAEPGATPS, from the coding sequence ATGGCCGCCACCATGACCCCCGTTTCCGCAACCAGCGCCCGAGTCCTCGTCGTCGATGACGAACTCACCGCCCGTGAATCGCTGACGGAATTGCTCACGACGCTCGGCCATGACGTGCTTGACGCCGTGCCCGACGCCGCGACGGCCGAGGAGCGCGCCAAGACCCTGCGCCCCGACGCGATCCTGATGGACGTTCTGCTTCCAGGCGCCAACGGCATCGAGGCGGCGCAGGCCATCTCGCGCGCCCTTCCCGGCACCGCCATCCTGCTGATCAGCGGAGACGAGACGATCCGGCTTACCGATGCCGAAGCTGATGCTTCGGGGGCCGTCGCCTTCCTCACGAAGCCGGTGCCGCCCCGGGTGCTCGACTCGGCCATCCGGCTCGCCGTCGCGCGCGCAACCGCGCTGCGCCAGGCCCGCCAGGAGGCGCTCGATCTCAAGCAGATGCTCGAAGACCGCAAGCTCATCGAGCGGGCCAAGGGAATCCTGATGCGCCGCACGGGCTGCTCCGAGCCCGAGGCGTACCGCATCCTGCAACGGTCGTCCCAGGACCGCTCCAAGAAGATGGTCGACATCGCCCGCGCGGTGCTCGACGCGGAGCCGGGCGCGACCCCTTCGTAA